The following are encoded in a window of Ferribacterium limneticum genomic DNA:
- a CDS encoding NAD(P) transhydrogenase subunit alpha, which yields MDGLLALYIFMLAAFTGYEIIAKVPVILHTPLMSGSNFIHGVVVVGAMLMLGQADTPVQQAIGFFAVALGAANAAGGYVVTERMLAMFKKKEA from the coding sequence ATGGACGGTTTGCTCGCGCTCTACATCTTCATGCTCGCCGCCTTCACCGGCTACGAGATCATCGCCAAGGTGCCGGTCATCCTGCACACGCCGCTGATGTCCGGTTCCAACTTCATCCACGGCGTCGTGGTGGTCGGTGCCATGCTCATGCTCGGCCAAGCCGATACGCCCGTCCAGCAAGCCATCGGCTTCTTCGCCGTCGCCCTCGGCGCGGCCAATGCCGCCGGCGGTTACGTCGTGACCGAACGCATGCTCGCCATGTTCAAGAAGAAGGAAGCCTGA
- a CDS encoding NAD(P) transhydrogenase subunit alpha, whose amino-acid sequence MPIYIGVARESAPGEHRVALSPETSEKFQALGVKVVLETNVGLDSHFMDAGFEEVAFSQDLPGVYSKAQLILRVTPPTPEEIAALPEGSVLIGLLKPFEDKARLAALNARKITAFALELLPRISRAQSMDALSSQGACAGYQCGLIAAARCTKFFPMLTTAAGTIRPARVLVIGAGVAGLQAIATCKRLGAMVEAYDVRAAAREQIESLGAKFVDTGVSADGTGGYARDLTDDEKAQQTEKLAKAVALSDVVITTAAIPGKKAPIIITTDMIARMKYGAIIVDMAAESGGNCALTQPGEHVVANDVNIHGPLNLPSRMPTHASELYAKNLYNFLSPWIKDGELNFDWSDDVVAGTLLCKDGVTVHSVVKQVMGEA is encoded by the coding sequence ATGCCCATCTATATTGGTGTGGCGCGCGAAAGCGCGCCGGGGGAACATCGTGTTGCCCTTTCGCCGGAAACGAGTGAGAAGTTTCAGGCGCTGGGGGTAAAAGTCGTACTCGAAACGAATGTCGGACTGGACAGCCACTTCATGGATGCCGGGTTCGAGGAGGTGGCGTTCAGCCAGGATTTGCCCGGGGTTTATAGCAAGGCCCAGCTAATCCTCCGGGTCACCCCGCCGACGCCGGAAGAAATCGCCGCTTTGCCCGAAGGTTCGGTCCTCATCGGCCTGCTCAAACCCTTCGAAGACAAAGCCCGCCTTGCCGCCTTGAACGCCCGCAAGATCACCGCTTTTGCCCTCGAACTGCTGCCGCGCATCTCGCGTGCCCAGAGCATGGATGCGCTCTCGTCGCAAGGCGCCTGCGCCGGCTACCAGTGCGGCCTGATCGCTGCCGCCCGCTGCACCAAGTTCTTCCCGATGCTCACCACCGCTGCCGGCACCATCCGCCCGGCCCGCGTGCTGGTCATTGGGGCCGGCGTCGCCGGCCTGCAAGCCATCGCCACCTGCAAGCGCCTCGGCGCCATGGTTGAAGCCTACGACGTCCGCGCCGCTGCCCGTGAGCAGATCGAATCGCTTGGCGCCAAGTTCGTCGACACCGGCGTCTCGGCCGACGGCACCGGCGGCTACGCCCGTGACCTCACCGACGACGAGAAAGCCCAGCAGACCGAGAAACTGGCCAAGGCCGTCGCCTTGTCGGACGTCGTCATCACCACCGCCGCCATTCCCGGCAAGAAGGCGCCGATCATCATCACCACCGACATGATCGCCCGCATGAAATACGGCGCCATCATCGTCGACATGGCCGCCGAATCCGGCGGCAACTGCGCCCTGACCCAACCGGGCGAACACGTCGTCGCCAACGACGTGAACATCCACGGCCCCCTCAATCTTCCTTCCCGCATGCCGACCCACGCCTCCGAGCTTTACGCCAAGAACCTCTACAACTTCCTCTCGCCATGGATCAAGGATGGCGAACTCAATTTCGACTGGAGCGACGACGTCGTCGCCGGCACCCTGCTCTGCAAGGACGGTGTCACCGTTCACAGCGTGGTCAAACAAGTCATGGGAGAAGCATGA